In Myxococcus stipitatus, the following are encoded in one genomic region:
- a CDS encoding tetratricopeptide repeat protein: MRRLVLLALFVALPGCFYPADRGRALEAKVDRLGADSAQMQAELKEAREQLAATLPKIDEKVAEVTKALDGLDTAARRKDADIGIQLQKTMEDLSQLRGQVETYLHKITELETALGAQDQKLLAMQGTAAVKEAEAKKKAEELKRPDNAKDFLELAREKAKAGEVLVARQLFTELMKKWTKDPLLGEAHYGLGETYFSESKCREALFEYGKVVQDHPKTASAPDAYLRSSECFAQLKMRDESRMALEELVKSYPKSGAAKTAKERIAELDKAKVPPKKGGKK; the protein is encoded by the coding sequence CCTGCTCGCCCTGTTCGTGGCACTCCCAGGTTGTTTCTATCCCGCCGACCGCGGCCGCGCCCTCGAGGCGAAGGTCGACCGTCTCGGCGCCGACTCCGCGCAGATGCAGGCGGAGCTGAAGGAGGCGCGCGAACAACTCGCCGCCACCCTGCCGAAAATCGACGAGAAGGTCGCCGAGGTCACCAAGGCGCTCGATGGACTGGACACCGCCGCGCGCCGCAAGGACGCGGACATCGGCATCCAGCTCCAGAAGACGATGGAGGACCTGTCCCAGCTCCGGGGCCAGGTGGAGACATACCTCCACAAAATCACCGAGCTGGAGACCGCCCTGGGCGCGCAGGACCAGAAGCTGCTCGCCATGCAGGGCACGGCCGCCGTGAAGGAGGCCGAGGCCAAGAAGAAGGCCGAGGAGCTCAAGCGCCCCGACAACGCCAAGGACTTCCTCGAGCTCGCCCGGGAGAAGGCCAAGGCCGGCGAGGTCCTTGTGGCGCGCCAGCTCTTCACCGAGCTGATGAAGAAGTGGACCAAGGACCCGCTTCTGGGCGAGGCCCACTACGGCCTGGGTGAGACGTACTTCTCCGAGTCCAAGTGCCGCGAGGCCCTCTTCGAGTACGGCAAGGTGGTGCAGGACCACCCGAAGACGGCGTCCGCGCCGGATGCGTACCTGCGCTCCTCGGAGTGCTTCGCTCAGCTCAAGATGCGCGACGAGTCGCGCATGGCGCTCGAGGAGCTCGTGAAGAGCTACCCCAAGTCCGGCGCCGCCAAGACGGCCAAGGAGCGCATCGCGGAGCTGGACAAGGCCAAGGTTCCCCCGAAGAAGGGAGGCAAGAAGTGA
- a CDS encoding 5'-nucleotidase, which yields MLVLDAGNALFKSRDSGEAPDARARAELLLAQMDAQGTVAMAVGTRDLGLGVDFLRKQTRKSKLKLLSANLVDAQGKLLFPASLVTQVGGFKVGVVGASPEKAAPEAMDPIIKGKAPGMRRGLPVAPAVAAEAKRLRAQEHVDLVVLLAAVPYDDVLKLANDLEGVDFVLQSHEGRGSGIPQRVGMTTLLQPGERGRQIAKVELTVNGPGRFMDISEQSRAKDQLRLVESNLARAKERIAQATDPAQKGALESAVASLEARRTALQKTAAEGATPAPRTHLLSYIQLGPDVPGDPVVQKAVERIEPPGSAGH from the coding sequence GTGTTGGTGTTGGACGCGGGCAACGCGCTCTTCAAGAGCCGGGACAGTGGCGAGGCCCCGGATGCCCGTGCACGCGCGGAGTTGTTGCTCGCGCAGATGGACGCACAGGGCACCGTCGCCATGGCGGTGGGCACGCGTGACTTGGGGCTGGGCGTGGACTTCCTGCGCAAGCAGACGCGCAAGTCCAAGCTGAAGCTGTTGTCCGCGAACCTGGTGGATGCCCAGGGCAAGCTCCTGTTCCCCGCGTCGCTGGTGACGCAGGTGGGCGGGTTCAAGGTCGGCGTGGTGGGCGCCTCGCCCGAGAAGGCCGCGCCCGAGGCCATGGACCCCATCATCAAGGGCAAGGCGCCCGGGATGCGGCGGGGCCTGCCGGTGGCGCCCGCGGTCGCCGCCGAGGCGAAGCGGCTGCGCGCGCAGGAGCACGTGGACCTGGTGGTGCTGCTCGCCGCCGTGCCCTACGACGACGTGCTCAAGCTGGCCAATGACCTGGAGGGCGTGGACTTCGTCCTGCAGTCCCATGAAGGACGGGGCTCGGGCATCCCGCAGCGGGTGGGGATGACCACGTTGCTTCAGCCAGGGGAGCGCGGCCGGCAGATCGCCAAGGTGGAGCTGACCGTCAACGGCCCCGGCCGCTTCATGGACATCTCCGAGCAGTCGCGCGCCAAGGACCAGCTTCGCCTCGTCGAGTCGAACCTCGCCCGGGCGAAGGAGCGCATCGCCCAGGCGACCGACCCGGCGCAGAAGGGGGCGCTCGAGTCGGCGGTCGCCAGCCTGGAGGCCCGCCGCACCGCCTTGCAGAAGACAGCGGCGGAGGGCGCAACCCCGGCGCCCCGGACGCATCTACTGTCCTACATTCAGCTGGGCCCTGACGTGCCGGGAGATCCGGTCGTCCAGAAGGCAGTGGAGCGCATCGAGCCCCCGGGCTCGGCGGGCCACTGA
- a CDS encoding DNA-methyltransferase, with amino-acid sequence MFAEAAAQNLKVVRRSLSENVHAKGDAWTLLRGDSLELLQQFEPQTFDMIFADPPYFLSNGGTTCKGGKRVSVQKGNWDVSRGVEEDHAFTTAWLAACQRLLKPTGTLWVSGTQHVIFNAGFAMQKLGYKLLNTVTWFKPNASPNLACRYFTHSTELLIWASPKSGGKLQHVFNYSKMKADNGGKQMRDAWVLPPSGDAEVTADGEGRLWTLTVPRGGEEKAFGSHPTQKPVALLERIIEASTPEDALILDPFNGSGTTGVAALKLNRRYVGIDMDAKYLELSEKRLKAVSSK; translated from the coding sequence ATGTTCGCGGAAGCTGCTGCCCAAAACCTGAAGGTTGTCCGCCGTTCCCTGAGCGAGAACGTGCACGCGAAGGGCGACGCCTGGACGCTCCTGCGCGGGGACAGCCTGGAGCTTCTGCAGCAGTTCGAGCCCCAGACGTTCGACATGATTTTCGCGGACCCGCCGTACTTCCTCTCCAACGGGGGGACTACCTGCAAGGGTGGCAAGCGCGTGTCCGTGCAGAAGGGCAACTGGGACGTGTCGCGCGGGGTGGAGGAGGACCATGCCTTCACCACGGCGTGGCTGGCCGCCTGCCAGCGGCTGCTCAAGCCCACCGGCACGCTCTGGGTGAGCGGCACGCAGCACGTCATCTTCAACGCCGGCTTCGCCATGCAGAAGCTCGGCTACAAACTGCTCAACACCGTCACCTGGTTCAAGCCCAACGCGAGCCCCAACCTGGCGTGCCGGTACTTCACGCACTCCACGGAGCTGCTCATCTGGGCCTCCCCCAAGTCGGGCGGCAAGCTCCAGCACGTCTTCAACTACTCGAAGATGAAGGCGGACAACGGCGGCAAGCAGATGCGCGACGCCTGGGTCCTTCCTCCCTCCGGCGACGCGGAAGTCACCGCGGACGGCGAGGGCCGGCTGTGGACGCTCACCGTCCCGCGCGGCGGCGAGGAGAAGGCCTTCGGCAGCCACCCCACGCAGAAGCCCGTGGCCCTGCTGGAGCGCATCATCGAGGCCAGCACCCCCGAGGACGCGCTCATCCTGGACCCCTTCAACGGCAGCGGGACGACGGGCGTCGCCGCCCTCAAGCTCAACCGCCGCTACGTGGGCATCGACATGGATGCGAAGTACCTGGAGCTCTCCGAGAAGCGGCTCAAGGCCGTCTCCTCGAAGTAG
- the rpmE gene encoding 50S ribosomal protein L31 produces the protein MKPEVHPVYPPARITCACGNVVETHSTRGSFSVEICSNCHPFFTGKYKLVDTAGRIDRFRKKYAAQPAKDAAPAEGAAAPAKGGKKAKA, from the coding sequence ATGAAGCCGGAAGTGCACCCCGTCTATCCCCCCGCGCGCATCACCTGTGCGTGTGGCAACGTCGTCGAGACCCACTCCACCCGCGGCTCGTTCTCGGTGGAAATCTGCTCGAACTGCCACCCCTTCTTCACGGGCAAGTACAAGCTCGTGGACACGGCCGGCCGCATCGACCGCTTCCGCAAGAAGTACGCGGCCCAGCCGGCGAAGGACGCTGCTCCCGCCGAGGGCGCCGCTGCCCCCGCCAAGGGTGGCAAGAAGGCCAAGGCCTGA
- a CDS encoding M1 family metallopeptidase, whose amino-acid sequence MARPDPHSYNDSTQPETETLDWKARVDFHTRRLHAEATLTLKEASAGPLDLDTRDLEILRVVDAGGRPLPYMLAPPEPILGSRLRVELPPGVRQLTVHYRTSPTASALQWLTPPQTAGGQHPFLYSQCQAIHARSVVPLQDTPRIRIRYRAALRVPKALKAVMAASFVRREEHGVEAEEQYEMPQPVPPYLLAFAVGSLAPKELGPRSRVWAEPELLEDSAEEFSGVDDMLRAAESLFGPYDWERFDLLTMPPSFPYGGMENPRLTFLTPTLIAGDKSLVNVVAHELAHSWTGNLVTNASAEHFWLNEGFTVFAERRILEALAGPEVAALHAALGRRALDEALHHFREHPHLTALRTHLTGVDPDEAFSQIPYEKGYLFLRAMEDAVGREKFDGFLRSYLATYRFKALTTEEFIAFTERELPGVLNRVNAEAYLRRPGVPVSAPAPRSRRLEALLRARGTVPSVDAVKDWTPAEWQLFLEWTPADAPKDLFRQLDERFGLTRSRNSEVLVAWLVASLRAGWEPAVGRAEAFLGEVGRMKYLKPLYGVLSASREHRGLARSLFKQYGERYHPIARQGVELILSRA is encoded by the coding sequence CCCCGACCCGCACTCCTACAACGACAGCACGCAGCCCGAGACGGAAACCCTGGACTGGAAGGCCCGAGTGGACTTCCACACAAGGAGACTTCACGCCGAAGCCACGTTGACGCTCAAGGAAGCATCCGCGGGCCCGCTGGATTTGGACACGCGGGACTTGGAGATTCTCAGAGTCGTAGACGCTGGGGGTCGCCCCTTGCCTTACATGCTGGCACCTCCCGAACCCATCCTGGGGAGCCGGCTGAGGGTGGAGTTGCCTCCGGGCGTGCGGCAGCTGACCGTGCACTACCGCACGTCTCCCACGGCCAGCGCGCTTCAGTGGCTGACCCCGCCGCAGACGGCGGGTGGTCAGCACCCGTTCCTCTACAGCCAATGCCAGGCGATTCACGCGCGCAGCGTGGTGCCGCTCCAGGACACGCCTCGCATCCGCATCCGGTACCGCGCGGCGCTGCGGGTGCCCAAGGCGCTCAAGGCCGTCATGGCGGCCAGCTTCGTGCGGCGCGAGGAGCACGGCGTGGAGGCGGAGGAGCAGTACGAGATGCCGCAGCCGGTGCCGCCCTACCTGCTGGCCTTCGCGGTGGGGAGCCTGGCGCCGAAGGAGCTGGGCCCGCGCTCGCGCGTGTGGGCGGAGCCGGAGCTGCTGGAGGACTCGGCGGAGGAGTTCTCCGGCGTGGACGACATGCTGCGCGCCGCCGAGTCCCTCTTCGGGCCGTATGACTGGGAGCGGTTTGATTTGCTCACCATGCCCCCGTCGTTCCCCTACGGCGGCATGGAGAATCCCCGTTTGACGTTCCTCACGCCCACGCTGATTGCCGGGGACAAGAGCCTGGTCAACGTGGTGGCGCACGAGCTGGCGCACTCGTGGACGGGCAACCTGGTGACCAATGCCTCCGCGGAGCACTTCTGGCTCAACGAGGGCTTCACCGTGTTCGCCGAGCGCCGCATCCTGGAGGCGCTGGCCGGGCCGGAAGTGGCCGCGCTGCACGCGGCGCTGGGACGCCGGGCGCTGGACGAGGCCCTGCACCACTTCCGCGAGCACCCGCACCTGACGGCGCTGCGCACGCACCTGACGGGGGTGGACCCGGACGAGGCCTTCTCCCAGATTCCGTACGAGAAGGGCTACCTGTTCCTCCGGGCCATGGAGGACGCGGTGGGGCGCGAGAAGTTCGACGGCTTCCTGCGCAGCTATCTGGCCACGTACCGCTTCAAGGCGCTCACCACCGAGGAGTTCATCGCCTTCACGGAGCGGGAGCTGCCCGGGGTGCTCAACCGGGTCAACGCGGAGGCGTACCTGCGCCGTCCTGGCGTGCCCGTGAGCGCGCCCGCGCCTCGCTCGCGGCGCCTGGAGGCCCTCTTGCGTGCGCGCGGCACGGTGCCGTCCGTGGACGCGGTGAAGGACTGGACGCCCGCGGAGTGGCAGCTCTTCCTGGAGTGGACGCCGGCGGACGCGCCCAAGGACTTGTTCCGTCAGCTCGACGAGCGCTTCGGCCTCACGCGAAGCCGCAACTCGGAGGTGCTGGTGGCGTGGCTGGTGGCGTCGCTGCGCGCGGGCTGGGAGCCGGCGGTGGGCCGCGCGGAGGCGTTCCTGGGCGAGGTGGGCCGCATGAAGTACCTCAAGCCCTTGTACGGCGTGCTCAGCGCTTCGCGAGAGCACCGGGGCCTGGCGCGCTCGCTCTTCAAGCAGTACGGGGAGCGCTACCACCCCATCGCGCGGCAGGGCGTGGAGCTCATCCTGTCCCGCGCCTGA